The following proteins are co-located in the Phragmites australis chromosome 10, lpPhrAust1.1, whole genome shotgun sequence genome:
- the LOC133883498 gene encoding probable inactive purple acid phosphatase 28 isoform X2, whose translation MASSPLTAFVSLLLPCLLSLLLLRLATVLDPDPDAAVPRVKAAPPLPLRFRHDGAFKIIQVADMHFGNGAATRCRDVGPDGGGARCSDLNTTRFLRRVIEAERPDLIAFTGDNIFGSSATDAAESLLKAISPAMEYKVPWAAILGNHDQESTMTREELMTFMSLMDYSVSQVNPPGFLVHGFGNYHIGIHGPFGSELVNTSLLNLYFLDSGDREVVNGVKTYGWIKESQLDWLHATSLELQKKIHAPALAFFHIPIPEVRELWYSGFKGQYQEGVACSSVNSGYGSVMVVALVIMPMEDPIGQGGLG comes from the exons ATGGCCTCCTCCCCCCTGACAGCTTTCGTCTCCCTCCTGCTCCCCTGCCTCCTCTCgttgctcctcctccgcctcgccaCCGTGCTGGACCCGGATCCCGACGCCGCCGTCCCCCGCGTCAAGGCGGCCCCGCCCCTCCCCCTCCGATTCCGCCATGACGGTGCCTTCAAAATCATCCAG GTGGCGGACATGCACTTCGGGAACGGCGCCGCCACGCGCTGCCGGGACgtgggcccggacggcggcggGGCACGCTGCTCCGACCTCAACACCACGCGGTTCCTGCGCCGTGTCATCGAGGCGGAGAGGCCCGATCTCATAGCCTTCACCG GGGACAACATATTTGGGTCCAGTGCAACAGATGCCGCAGAATCGCTACTCAAAGCAATCAGTCCTGCTATGGAGTACAAGGTACCATGGGCTGCCATTTTAGGTAATCATGACCAAGAATCCACAATGACCCGAGAGGAGCTGATGACGTTCATGTCTCTCATGGATTACTCGGTATCTCAAGTAAACCCACCTGGTTTTTTGGTACATGGGTTTGGCAATTATCATATTGGCATCCATGGGCCATTTGGATCCGAGTTGGTCAATACTAGTCTTCTTAACCTTTACTTCCTGGATAGTGGGGATCGTGAAGTGGTGAATGGAGTTAAAACATATGGATGGATCAAAGAATCTCAACTCGACTGGCTTCATGCTACTTCACTGGAGCTTCAG aaaaaaatacatgctcCTGCATTAGCGTTCTTCCACATCCCAATTCCAGAAGTACGAGAATTGTGGTATTCAGGCTTCAAGGGTCAGTATCAGGAGGGAGTGGCTTGCTCATCTGTAAATTCAG GATATGGTTCTGTTATGGTGGTGGCTTTGGTTATCATGCCTATGGAAGACCCCATTGGCCAAGGAGGGCTCGGGTAA
- the LOC133931389 gene encoding GATA transcription factor 20-like isoform X1 encodes MSHHDGSKPYQPRRGPERPPQPVADDPAALPPPLAVVAPAVDHLAAVAAEAEAMNRYAEEQQQVHEQEVGEEEEEEDEEMEEEDEDEAEGQEGGVGREAVPMDADAAAAAAAAAAAAGLQMDPHGAMVAATVPPISSNQLTLSFQGEVYVFDSVSPDKVQAVLLLLGGRELNPGLGSAASSSSPYSKRLNFPHRVASLMRFREKRKERNFDKKIRYTVRKEVALRMQRNRGQFTSSKPKPDEATSELTTADGSPNWGALEGRPPSAAECHHCGTSATATPMMRRGPDGPRTLCNACGLMWANKGFLRDLAKPPVPLQAVQSAPLLDGGQNGSAVAAPGAELENPAITMANGHESST; translated from the exons ATGTCCCACCACGACGGCAGCAAGCCCTACCAGCCTCGCAGGGGGCCCGAGCGCCCCCCGCAGCCGGTGGCGGACGACCCAGCCGCCTTGCCGCCTCCCCTCGCCGTTGTTGCCCCGGCGGTGGACCACCTCGCGGCCGTGGCGGCCGAGGCGGAGGCGATGAACCGCTACgccgaggagcagcagcaggtgCACGAGCAGGAGGtgggggaagaagaggaggaggaggacgaggagatggaggaggaggacgaggacgaggcgGAGGGGCAGGAAGGCGGGGTCGGCAGAGAGGCCGTCCCCATGGACGCGgatgctgccgctgctgctgccgcggctgcggctgcggctggcTTGCAGATGGATCCGCACGGGGCGATGGTGGCCGCGACTGTGCCGCCCATCTCGTCCAACCAGCTCACCCTCTCGTTCCAGGGCGAGGTCTACGTGTTCGACTCTGTCTCCCCTGATAAG GTCCAAGCCGTGCTTTTGCTGCTCGGAGGAAGGGAGCTGAACCCGGGCTTGGGTTCAGCGGCGTCATCTTCTTCGCCTTACAGTAAG AGGCTAAATTTCCCACATCGGGTGGCATCACTGATGAGGTTTAGGGAGAAGCGGAAAGAACGGAATTTTGATAAGAAGATCCGGTACACTGTTAGGAAGGAAGTTGCGCTTAG GATGCAGCGCAATAGAGGTCAGTTTACATCTTCAAAACCAAAGCCTGATGAAGCAACCTCAGAGTTGACAACTGCAGATGGCTCCCCAAATTGGGGGGCTCTGGAAGGCCGACCTCCGTCTGCTGCTGA ATGCCATCACTGTGGTACTAGTGCAACAGCTACACCTATGATGCGTCGTGGACCTGATGGACCAAGAACATTGTGCAATGCTTGCGGCCTCATGTGGGCAAATAAG GGCTTTTTGAGGGACCTAGCAAAGCCTCCTGTACCCCTTCAAGCTGTGCAATCAGCTCCGCTTCTAGATGGTGGT CAGAATGGAAGTGCTGTAGCAGCGCCTGGCGCCGAGCTAGAGAATCCTGCAATAACCATGGCCAATGGCCACGAGTCATCGACGTGA
- the LOC133883498 gene encoding probable inactive purple acid phosphatase 28 isoform X1, with the protein MASSPLTAFVSLLLPCLLSLLLLRLATVLDPDPDAAVPRVKAAPPLPLRFRHDGAFKIIQVADMHFGNGAATRCRDVGPDGGGARCSDLNTTRFLRRVIEAERPDLIAFTGDNIFGSSATDAAESLLKAISPAMEYKVPWAAILGNHDQESTMTREELMTFMSLMDYSVSQVNPPGFLVHGFGNYHIGIHGPFGSELVNTSLLNLYFLDSGDREVVNGVKTYGWIKESQLDWLHATSLELQKKIHAPALAFFHIPIPEVRELWYSGFKGQYQEGVACSSVNSGVLGTLGSMGDVKAVFLGHDHLNDFCGNLNRIWFCYGGGFGYHAYGRPHWPRRARVIYSELKKGQRSWMEVKSIQTWKLLDDEKLSKIDEQVLWRRSTDDSHHNVFLSRSVV; encoded by the exons ATGGCCTCCTCCCCCCTGACAGCTTTCGTCTCCCTCCTGCTCCCCTGCCTCCTCTCgttgctcctcctccgcctcgccaCCGTGCTGGACCCGGATCCCGACGCCGCCGTCCCCCGCGTCAAGGCGGCCCCGCCCCTCCCCCTCCGATTCCGCCATGACGGTGCCTTCAAAATCATCCAG GTGGCGGACATGCACTTCGGGAACGGCGCCGCCACGCGCTGCCGGGACgtgggcccggacggcggcggGGCACGCTGCTCCGACCTCAACACCACGCGGTTCCTGCGCCGTGTCATCGAGGCGGAGAGGCCCGATCTCATAGCCTTCACCG GGGACAACATATTTGGGTCCAGTGCAACAGATGCCGCAGAATCGCTACTCAAAGCAATCAGTCCTGCTATGGAGTACAAGGTACCATGGGCTGCCATTTTAGGTAATCATGACCAAGAATCCACAATGACCCGAGAGGAGCTGATGACGTTCATGTCTCTCATGGATTACTCGGTATCTCAAGTAAACCCACCTGGTTTTTTGGTACATGGGTTTGGCAATTATCATATTGGCATCCATGGGCCATTTGGATCCGAGTTGGTCAATACTAGTCTTCTTAACCTTTACTTCCTGGATAGTGGGGATCGTGAAGTGGTGAATGGAGTTAAAACATATGGATGGATCAAAGAATCTCAACTCGACTGGCTTCATGCTACTTCACTGGAGCTTCAG aaaaaaatacatgctcCTGCATTAGCGTTCTTCCACATCCCAATTCCAGAAGTACGAGAATTGTGGTATTCAGGCTTCAAGGGTCAGTATCAGGAGGGAGTGGCTTGCTCATCTGTAAATTCAGGTGTTCTTGGCACCCTTGGCTCAATGGGAGATGTGAAAGCTGTCTTTCTAGGTCATGATCACCTTAATGATTTCTGTGGAAACCTTAACAGGATATGGTTCTGTTATGGTGGTGGCTTTGGTTATCATGCCTATGGAAGACCCCATTGGCCAAGGAGGGCTCGGGTAATTTATAGTGAACTCAAGAAAGGGCAGAGATCGTGGATGGAAGTCAAGTCGATCCAGACCTGGAAGCTGCTAGATGATGAAAAGCTTTCCAAGATTGATGAGCAGGTTCTCTGGCGACGCAGTACAGATGATTCCCACCACAACGTCTTCTTGTCAAGATCAGTTGTCTGA
- the LOC133931389 gene encoding GATA transcription factor 20-like isoform X2 gives MSHHDGSKPYQPRRGPERPPQPVADDPAALPPPLAVVAPAVDHLAAVAAEAEAMNRYAEEQQQVHEQEVGEEEEEEDEEMEEEDEDEAEGQEGGVGREAVPMDADAAAAAAAAAAAAGLQMDPHGAMVAATVPPISSNQLTLSFQGEVYVFDSVSPDKVQAVLLLLGGRELNPGLGSAASSSSPYSKRLNFPHRVASLMRFREKRKERNFDKKIRYTVRKEVALRMQRNRGQFTSSKPKPDEATSELTTADGSPNWGALEGRPPSAAECHHCGTSATATPMMRRGPDGPRTLCNACGLMWANKGFLRDLAKPPVPLQAVQSAPLLDGGNGSAVAAPGAELENPAITMANGHESST, from the exons ATGTCCCACCACGACGGCAGCAAGCCCTACCAGCCTCGCAGGGGGCCCGAGCGCCCCCCGCAGCCGGTGGCGGACGACCCAGCCGCCTTGCCGCCTCCCCTCGCCGTTGTTGCCCCGGCGGTGGACCACCTCGCGGCCGTGGCGGCCGAGGCGGAGGCGATGAACCGCTACgccgaggagcagcagcaggtgCACGAGCAGGAGGtgggggaagaagaggaggaggaggacgaggagatggaggaggaggacgaggacgaggcgGAGGGGCAGGAAGGCGGGGTCGGCAGAGAGGCCGTCCCCATGGACGCGgatgctgccgctgctgctgccgcggctgcggctgcggctggcTTGCAGATGGATCCGCACGGGGCGATGGTGGCCGCGACTGTGCCGCCCATCTCGTCCAACCAGCTCACCCTCTCGTTCCAGGGCGAGGTCTACGTGTTCGACTCTGTCTCCCCTGATAAG GTCCAAGCCGTGCTTTTGCTGCTCGGAGGAAGGGAGCTGAACCCGGGCTTGGGTTCAGCGGCGTCATCTTCTTCGCCTTACAGTAAG AGGCTAAATTTCCCACATCGGGTGGCATCACTGATGAGGTTTAGGGAGAAGCGGAAAGAACGGAATTTTGATAAGAAGATCCGGTACACTGTTAGGAAGGAAGTTGCGCTTAG GATGCAGCGCAATAGAGGTCAGTTTACATCTTCAAAACCAAAGCCTGATGAAGCAACCTCAGAGTTGACAACTGCAGATGGCTCCCCAAATTGGGGGGCTCTGGAAGGCCGACCTCCGTCTGCTGCTGA ATGCCATCACTGTGGTACTAGTGCAACAGCTACACCTATGATGCGTCGTGGACCTGATGGACCAAGAACATTGTGCAATGCTTGCGGCCTCATGTGGGCAAATAAG GGCTTTTTGAGGGACCTAGCAAAGCCTCCTGTACCCCTTCAAGCTGTGCAATCAGCTCCGCTTCTAGATGGTGGT AATGGAAGTGCTGTAGCAGCGCCTGGCGCCGAGCTAGAGAATCCTGCAATAACCATGGCCAATGGCCACGAGTCATCGACGTGA
- the LOC133931388 gene encoding serrate RNA effector molecule-like: MADVLDPTSEAPRARHPPPPPDSPEDRSPPLPPPPPGGPPPSRKRSRSPPPASLPPPPPPPPVGSSRPQRYRDHHHRGGRSGSSPSPPPYRGGRRHSPPRRSSSPPFKRSRRDDGYDRRGGRWSPPRYGYDDRRRGYDYERGGGRGGYDDDRHHGRYPNRAPDWPDSGYGASSDGPGNTQREGLMTYKQFIQVLEDDISPTEAERRYQEYRTEYITTQKRAYFDIHKNEDWLKDKYHPTNLLSVIQRRNERCKVIAKDFFLDLQNGTLDLGPGIIAGAMNKSGSGSDGNSEDDTDSDKRRKHGKDSSKGTDPLSGAPKAHPVSSESWRIQADIEQTLGLVRKLDAEKGIEGNILSSGDHDKSDVEKSHIGSMGPIIIIRGLTTVKGLEGVELLDTILTFLWRIHGVDYYGTSESHEAKGLRHVRADNKTSSTSDISAADWEKKLDIFWQERLNGQDPLVILTAKDKIDAAAVEVLEPCVRKIRDEKYGWKYGCGAKACTKLFHAPEFVHKHLRLKHPELVLELTSKVREDLYFENYMNDPNAPGGTPVMQQSVPDRTRGRPGMDNRLRFDDSRREYDRAERDGGRYGRGDRSPSRDGPDDQMFDAFRGRGSNAPFVAEFPPPPILMPVPGAGPLGPFVPAPPEIAMHMLREQGPPPPFEPNGAPHGNMGVLGPMLGGPAPIIAIPPNYRQDPRRLRSYNDLDAPEEEVTVLDYRSL, encoded by the exons ATGGCCGACGTCCTCGACCCCACCTCCGAGGCGCCGCGCGCgcgccacccgccgccgccacccgacAGCCCTGAGGATCGCTCGCCGCCGCTACCACCGCCTCCCCCCGGCGGCCCTCCGCCGAGCCGCAAGCGgagccgctcgccgccgccggcctccctcccgccgccgccaccgccgccgccggttgGATCGTCGCGGCCCCAGAGGTACCGGGACCATCACCACCGCGGCGGACGGAGCGGGAGCAGCCCGAGCCCGCCGCCGTACCGGGGCGGCCGCCGGCACTCGCCGCCTAGGAGGTCCTCGTCGCCGCCTTTCAAGCGGTCGCGGAGGGACGACGGGTACGACCGCCGCGGGGGCCGCTGGAGCCCGCCGCGGTACGGGTACGACGACAGGAG GCGTGGCTACGACTACGAGCGAGGTGGTGGCAGAGGTGGGTATGATGATGACCGGCACCATGGCCGATATCCGAATCGTGCTCCGG ATTGGCCTGATTCAGGATACGGGGCTTCCAGTGATGGTCCAGGGAACACTCAAAG GGAAGGCTTGATGACGTACAAACAGTTCATTCAAGTCCTTGAGGATGATATTTCACCAACTGAAGCTGAGCGCAG GTACCAAGAATACAGAACAGAGTATATCACCACTCAGAAACGTGCCTATTTCGATATCCACAAGAATGAAGACTG GTTGAAAGACAAGTACCACCCAACCAACTTATTATCTGTTATTCAAAG GAGGAATGAACGTTGTAAGGTCATAGCGAAGGACTTCTTTCTTGATTTGCAAAATGGAACTCTGGATCT TGGCCCTGGAATAATTGCGGGTGCCATGAATAAATCAGGAAGTGGCAGTGATGGAAATTCTGAGGATGATACAGATAGTGACAAGAGAAGAAAGCATGGCAAAGATTCCTCAAAAGGAACTGATCCTCTTTCTGGTGCCCCCAAGGCTCATCCAGTTAGTTCTGAATCATGGCGAATTCAAGCTGATATAGAACAAACTCTAGGACTTGTCCGTAAGCTTGATGCTGAGAAGGGTATTGAGGGCAACATACTGTCAAGTGGTGATCATGACAAGTCAGATGTTGAAAAATCACATATTGGATCCATGGGACCTATAATTATAATCCGAGGCCTGACGACTGTCAAAGGCCTTGAAGGTGTTGAGCTCCTAGACACTATCCTTACCTTTTTATGGCGTATTCACGGTGTTGATTACTATGGCACATCAGAATCACATGAGGCAAAAGGACTTCGTCATGTGAGAGCAGATAATAAGACTTCTAGCACATCTGATATCAGTGCAGCTGATTGGGAGAAGAAGCTGGATATTTTTTGGCAGGAAAGACTGAATGGTCAGGATCCCCTGGTCATACTAACTGCCAAGGACAAAATTGATGCAGCAGCTGTCGAAGTTCTAGAACCTTGTGTCAGGAAAATCAGGGATGAAAAGTATGGATGGAAATATGGCTGCGGCGCGAAGGCTTGTACGAAACTTTTTCATGCTCCTGAGTTTGTCCACAAGCATTTGAGGCTCAAGCATCCAGAACTTGTGTTAGAGTTGACTTCAAAAGTTCGAGAGGATCTTTATTTCGAAAATTACATGAA TGATCCTAATGCACCAGGTGGAACGCCAGTTATGCAACAGTCTGTACCA GacagaacaagagggagacctGGTATGGACAATCGTCTGAGATTTGATGATTCTCGTAGAGAATATGATAGGgcagagagagatggaggcagATATGGTAGAGGTGATCGCTCTCCTAGCCGTGATGGACCTGATGATCAGATGTTTGATGCTTTTCGTGGAAGGGGCTCCAATGCTCCttttgtcgctgaatttccacCCCCTCCAATATTGATGCCTGTGCCTGGTGCTGG TCCATTGGGACCTTTTGTTCCTGCACCTCCGGAGATAGCGATGCATATGCTGAGAGAGCAAGGGCCGCCGCCTCCATTCGAACCTAACGGCGCACCACATGGGAACATGGGAGTGCTCGGTCCAATGCTGGGTGGTCCAGCGCCGATTATAGCTATACCTCCAAATTATCGTCAGGATCCTCGTCGTTTACGAAG TTATAACGACCTTGATGCTCCTGAGGAGGAAGTTACTGTCCTTGACTACAGAAGTTTGTAG
- the LOC133883635 gene encoding disease resistance protein RGA2-like → MDFTKEVVVPAALSEILGRIFSFLFDNFYRPAPGARDVHRRRLEQLLGNIGSMVEEAEGRHITNQQLLAHLKALTVGMYRGRFALEVTDLDDVKNAVGNDNGDDGDAVNAGGRSFALSSSFNSAKRARVMSLILGGGGGGGDDRTERLSAVIEELESLTRDYMREFIMLVQGYPRKVHRPVRTTLYMDRCVFGRHVEKERIVDFLLQRTLSGRAPYLSMLAVVGAKKVGKTTLVKHACDDERVRDHFARIEWFETPEVVRAGGRPDQTMWESDGPEYFAGVRRILGEPRFAAGRSLLVFEDAWPIDEAAWSALAATPSALADGSKLLLTCRDTDLARLGTVEPVVLNHLQEEEYWYYFKAFAFGGADPREHPRIAAVAREISEHLERTFLDARVLGTLLKANFDARFWRRVLAAIVKCERRPLHVGVLLELLPVRGRLQSYGYCRSPPKFTVQDVLSARAAGDRDGDSEEGFTIHLCRETLYMDHWYSITFKNDGVPPPHAVTT, encoded by the coding sequence ATGGACTTCACCAAGGAAGTTGTAGTTCCCGCGGCGCTGTCCGAGATTCTTGGACGGATTTTCTCCTTCCTGTTTGATAACTTCTATCGGCCGGCGCCCGGCGCCCGGGACGTGCACCGGAGGCGGCTGGAGCAGCTGCTGGGCAACATCGGCAGCATGGTCGAGGAGGCGGAGGGGCGGCACATCACCAACCAGCAGCTCCTCGCCCACCTTAAGGCGCTCACCGTGGGGATGTACCGCGGACGCTTCGCGCTCGAGGTGACCGACCTCGACGACGTCAAGAACGCCGTCGGCAACGACAACGGCGACGACGGTGACGCCGTAAACGCGGGCGGGCGCTCATTCGCGTTGTCTTCGTCGTTCAACAGCGCGAAGCGTGCCCGcgtcatgagcttgatcttgggcggcggcgggggcggcggcgacgatAGGACGGAGAGGCTGTCCGCCGTCATCGAGGAGCTGGAGAGCCTGACCCGCGACTACATGAGGGAGTTCATCATGCTGGTGCAAGGGTACCCTCGGAAGGTGCACCGGCCGGTGAGGACGACGCTGTACATGGACCGGTGCGTGTTCGGGCGGCACGTCGAGAAGGAGCGCATCGTTGACTTCCTGCTGCAGCGCACGCTCAGTGGCCGCGCGCCGTACCTGAGCATGCTAGCAGTCGTCGGCGCCAAGAAGGTCGGGAAGACCACACTTGTCAAGCACGCCTGCGACGACGAGCGCGTGCGCGACCACTTCGCACGCATCGAGTGGTTCGAGACGCCGGAGGTCgtgcgggcgggcgggcgcCCGGACCAGACCATGTGGGAGAGCGACGGGCCGGAGTACTTCGCCGGCGTGCGCCGCATCCTCGGCGAGCCGCGGTTCGCGGCTGGGCGGTCCCTGCTCGTGTTCGAGGACGCCTGGCCCATCGACGAGGCGGCCTGGAGCGCGCTGGCGGCCACCCCAAGCGCGCTCGCCGACGGGAGCAAGCTCCTCCTGACGTGCCGCGACACCGACCTCGCCCGGCTCGGCACGGTGGAGCCGGTGGTGCTCAACCACCTGCAGGAGGAAGAGTACTGGTACTACTTCAAGGCGTTCGCGTTCGGCGGCGCGGACCCGCGGGAGCATCCGCGGATCGCGGCGGTGGCGCGGGAGATCTCCGAGCACCTGGAGCGCACGTTCCTGGACGCGCGGGTGCTCGGCACGCTGCTCAAGGCCAACTTCGACGCCCGGTTCTGGCGCAGGGTGCTCGCGGCCATCGTCAAGTGCGAGCGGCGGCCGCTCCACGTCGGCGTGCTGCTCGAGCTCCTGCCCGTGCGCGGCAGGCTGCAGTCGTACGGATACTGCAGGAGCCCGCCCAAGTTCACCGTGCAGGACGTGCTCAGCGCGCGAGCTGCTGGTGATCGCGATGGTGATTCGGAGGAAGGCTTCACCATCCACCTGTGCAGGGAGACCCTGTACATGGATCACTGGTACAGCATCACTTTCAAGAACGATGGGGTGCCGCCTCCGCACGCTGTGACGACCTAG